A DNA window from Paenibacillus sp. HWE-109 contains the following coding sequences:
- a CDS encoding S-layer homology domain-containing protein, translating to MFLMMYKQQVLKKAVSSFLSFALVLSLMSSVIPTATALAVTGDSLGLLEIKVNKPANAVVDLQNASIGISLPYGTLYQMLNVTTSLDATAALYRSNGTTAISFAASGINKGDAKMDQFSTNGTTLYDLVVTDKNDSSNSRKYSITVTVESQLPPIAGAVGANETYIPLNIRAGEDVWDVMGASRIGNGSTTSSIEGPGVPSSYSGKAWSDSVYDRSGDYPAASTVKESWLGDNMYLQTIGKEDADALAKYGIAHVPGTDKLNSDILRFHEFKPFVDQNGVSRDDGDRGAVGSDRQRLEIKSNTDAANRDANSVGGDIMTHHWRLMLPSETLKFQQDVGDKHAGDFIDPHRFWHIFQLKEVAGNAAGQPVATLTLVSSEGKGQLEFRNNPDANYADRIKPLFTIPFDKVVDRWLDLQVTILTADKGYMYGKLVDLATGDVLFEGGMTAETYRRPEAANPTTGRLERVDLPTEAGQQNRSKWGLYHGMYNGVGDAAYADEFQASTMYLSDVYLIKRDKNSYVFPNGWNPNAQPRDIVAWARPNEISASQGTSFSQLALPSQLDVTMSTGNIEKMNVTWSSDGYKPDIMGKYKIYGDLNGSGITNTNNIRPYIEVNLSNYRNWAVTPGSAIKVVSKGSTGSTRESFIDNNAATYWQANSSLITTDAGNHQYWAAVKLEKKINVDEIQIEWTNNSSYLKNYQVYYTNDAAAYDELVEGNNFSTSAVGTEKPLETAHGASWLTIPGAGKTTPLSNNQKVDHKLAVPVEAQYVLLVSDVNNTLGSGKGAGIRSNVFNIFGEPSDRKASINLLSPSQFTPIAGQNLKVSSEDSTHPGVDALRSGGSGYWRNSSSNVYMGSYSPSSLALTLDLGAPKTIDKMHLEIPNTIANIQSNATRFEVYYSSNLSSWASAPTAADSANLYDWKANGWTLAGGTETEGLWSYVTYNGQQWGFDNKTFLYPFTARYVAINTVLVGPRDKKTDETASLMGISGLTISGKEAAENTTALVPAKDTYSTWDQVALIATTINLAGGQALTSITKGGTALRPTIDYSLSGSTVTFATSYLAKLPLGTNDFTFNFNNGSPSLFALDVTARGNGANSKTIKMNAIEGVSPYNILGGAMGTDEPVEGVTKRIRDAYHLFYGDQPRATAADDHVTNVWDNVLNKNVFKLFEYGRGVNNEFADKVRDGEYGHKGVFDWDKGYVVGGAALNDRQRVEIRPSEDSTNDWVAYNGDLVSYQWKWKISDGNQWNQPNFRHIFQLKAVNAQKANTLPGGNSGGENGAYLLAFSISGTTSRNLVLNHNRSDGDKTAMSIPLKEIDGHWIQVELNALISDSGWFTIQITDMVTGKVYNFDIPDVYQAFVNQGAVDGTKDLWRRPEKGSNFETEFPAAFDQYERPKWGIYRSSNGGNNSAFDAELQLSDITITKVASGLSSVNLALNKKAYNVGPTATGNSIQMQSAAGNEYGNANKLTNGVLQDPTLWAVNNVTSLDQIGDYSWLGTDGARKGSFVIDLGQAMDFSQIRLFAKSTRLKGATVYVSNDMANHTSAADFDAVSFNQVDKRSAQGYTYAAANNNGGVDTADSSYPIDLGKTYHSRYIKVTVENSSGNNTGTELTGPPRLTQVQVFNAPTPPQNLRVEASVSAKVLKWDSNALSEGFKVYNDTTVLADLPAGATSYTLPGSVSDLSKVAVRSKGTDTYSRKFMISAPAQPTELVPPDHQAQIASIAPISVTTRVGIAPILPTVVTAVYSDSTTRILGVLWNNVDASQYAAVGSFSVQGTVTGSTYKALAAINVTQLRWPSTFRMTVSDVQARSAKLQWTAAEASRGVVGYKIYSVTGSTYSEIASLGNVLAYELTGLAPGNEYSFAVQAVDADGTTSDYGTAVSFRALHDSSGSGSGSGTGSGTGSGSGSAIAPAVGSTGIIDLEKDAKVTKETTSDGRTVTKVIVDADKLERALAAPIVFMEVKDSEPTVNVELPGNAIQNMISKHRSAVIQIQANGANYELPASLFKDMPKDSTISISIAKVSGKAGDDVNAAVNNLKAKQVISNPIAFTITVNGKEKSDFGGIYVSRTISLGTWTVDSSKVTAVWVDSHNQIHFVPAVITTKNGSSMIAIRSPHNSVYTVIQSEKSFTDLQGHWAKADIELLANKWIVDGKTDQQFAPELTVTRAEFAAILVRSLGLMEMKTDGFHDVQPGDWFAGAVSTAYRAGLINGYEDGTFRPNASITREQMVAMMIRAMQIGGKEIQADNAILNRFSDRMAISDWSRAAVSQALVGGLIQGVSDNAFAPNQPATRAQAAAILKRMLLSLQFIN from the coding sequence ATGTTTTTAATGATGTATAAACAACAAGTTCTAAAAAAGGCTGTAAGTTCTTTTCTTTCATTTGCACTGGTGCTTTCGCTTATGAGTAGTGTCATTCCTACAGCAACGGCGCTCGCCGTGACGGGAGACAGCTTAGGCTTGCTGGAAATAAAAGTGAACAAGCCGGCTAATGCAGTAGTTGATCTTCAAAATGCAAGCATTGGCATATCATTGCCCTACGGCACCTTATACCAAATGCTGAATGTAACCACAAGTCTAGACGCTACGGCAGCACTTTACAGAAGTAATGGAACCACAGCGATTTCGTTTGCGGCCAGCGGCATCAACAAGGGTGATGCCAAAATGGATCAATTCTCAACGAACGGAACTACGTTGTATGATCTGGTCGTCACAGATAAGAATGACAGCAGCAATAGCCGGAAATATTCGATTACGGTTACGGTAGAAAGCCAATTACCCCCTATCGCAGGTGCTGTAGGAGCTAACGAAACCTATATACCGCTCAATATTCGGGCGGGGGAAGATGTATGGGATGTTATGGGCGCATCCAGAATCGGCAACGGCAGCACGACAAGTTCTATAGAGGGCCCGGGTGTTCCCTCATCCTACAGCGGGAAAGCATGGTCGGACTCCGTCTATGACCGCTCAGGAGACTACCCTGCGGCTTCGACCGTTAAGGAATCATGGCTTGGAGACAACATGTATTTGCAGACCATAGGCAAAGAGGATGCGGATGCGCTTGCAAAATATGGGATCGCCCATGTTCCCGGCACCGACAAACTCAATTCAGATATTTTGCGCTTTCATGAATTCAAGCCTTTTGTTGATCAAAATGGCGTGAGCCGGGACGACGGTGATCGTGGCGCGGTGGGCAGCGACCGTCAGCGGCTGGAAATTAAAAGCAACACAGACGCAGCCAATCGTGATGCCAATAGCGTGGGCGGCGATATTATGACCCATCACTGGAGACTTATGCTACCGTCGGAAACCTTAAAGTTCCAGCAGGATGTGGGTGACAAGCATGCTGGTGATTTTATTGACCCGCATCGGTTTTGGCACATTTTTCAATTGAAAGAAGTAGCGGGCAATGCAGCTGGTCAGCCAGTGGCTACGCTTACGCTTGTTTCAAGTGAAGGCAAGGGCCAACTTGAATTCAGGAATAATCCGGATGCCAACTATGCGGATCGGATCAAGCCTTTGTTCACAATTCCCTTTGACAAAGTGGTGGACCGCTGGCTAGATCTGCAAGTCACAATTTTGACAGCTGATAAAGGGTATATGTATGGCAAGCTTGTTGATCTTGCAACAGGTGATGTGCTGTTCGAAGGCGGGATGACGGCCGAAACATACAGACGCCCAGAAGCAGCGAATCCGACTACCGGAAGACTTGAAAGAGTTGACCTGCCTACAGAAGCGGGCCAGCAGAATCGATCCAAATGGGGCCTTTACCATGGGATGTATAACGGCGTCGGAGACGCGGCCTATGCAGACGAATTCCAAGCGTCAACCATGTATCTGTCGGATGTATACTTAATCAAAAGAGATAAGAACAGTTATGTATTTCCTAATGGCTGGAACCCTAATGCACAGCCTAGGGATATTGTGGCGTGGGCAAGACCGAACGAAATTTCGGCTTCCCAAGGTACATCTTTTAGTCAATTAGCATTGCCTTCACAGCTTGATGTAACCATGAGTACGGGGAATATTGAAAAGATGAACGTAACATGGAGCTCGGACGGCTATAAGCCTGATATCATGGGAAAATACAAGATTTATGGCGACTTGAACGGCTCAGGCATTACGAACACTAACAACATCAGGCCTTATATTGAAGTTAATCTTTCCAATTATCGCAACTGGGCAGTGACTCCAGGGTCTGCGATCAAGGTTGTCTCCAAAGGAAGCACAGGAAGTACCAGAGAATCTTTTATTGATAACAACGCAGCCACATACTGGCAGGCCAACAGCTCTCTCATAACGACAGACGCAGGCAATCATCAATATTGGGCGGCTGTCAAACTGGAGAAGAAAATTAATGTTGATGAAATTCAAATTGAATGGACGAATAACAGCAGCTATCTGAAAAATTATCAAGTGTACTATACCAACGATGCAGCCGCTTATGATGAACTTGTGGAGGGCAATAATTTCTCGACCAGCGCGGTTGGAACGGAAAAACCACTGGAGACTGCACATGGAGCATCTTGGCTGACAATACCAGGAGCGGGGAAAACGACGCCACTTAGCAACAATCAAAAGGTTGATCACAAGTTGGCCGTACCTGTTGAAGCTCAATATGTACTGCTTGTCTCCGATGTTAATAATACGCTTGGCAGCGGCAAGGGGGCTGGAATACGCAGCAACGTATTCAATATCTTTGGAGAACCATCCGATAGGAAAGCCTCGATCAACCTGTTATCCCCATCCCAGTTTACGCCAATAGCGGGCCAGAACCTTAAAGTAAGTTCGGAAGATTCTACTCATCCGGGCGTAGACGCTTTGCGATCAGGAGGCAGTGGTTACTGGCGTAATTCAAGCTCCAATGTCTATATGGGCAGTTATTCGCCATCCTCCTTGGCATTAACCCTGGACTTGGGCGCTCCAAAAACGATTGATAAAATGCACCTTGAAATACCGAATACGATTGCCAATATCCAAAGTAATGCGACCAGATTTGAGGTGTATTACTCTAGTAATCTCAGTTCTTGGGCAAGTGCGCCAACAGCCGCAGATTCGGCGAACCTCTACGATTGGAAGGCAAATGGCTGGACGCTTGCCGGAGGGACAGAAACGGAAGGTTTGTGGTCCTATGTCACTTACAACGGACAACAATGGGGCTTTGACAACAAAACATTCTTATATCCGTTCACAGCCCGGTATGTCGCGATCAACACGGTACTGGTCGGCCCTCGCGATAAGAAGACGGATGAAACGGCATCGCTGATGGGGATATCCGGGTTGACGATCTCAGGCAAGGAAGCAGCAGAGAATACAACTGCACTGGTTCCTGCTAAGGATACTTACAGCACGTGGGATCAAGTCGCACTTATAGCTACAACGATCAACCTTGCTGGCGGGCAGGCGCTTACTAGTATAACCAAAGGCGGCACCGCTCTAAGGCCAACGATCGATTACTCATTGTCAGGCAGTACGGTAACATTTGCAACCTCCTATTTAGCTAAATTGCCACTGGGCACAAATGATTTTACATTCAATTTCAACAACGGAAGCCCATCCCTATTCGCACTCGATGTAACCGCCCGCGGAAATGGCGCGAATTCCAAGACAATCAAGATGAACGCGATCGAAGGCGTATCTCCCTATAACATTTTGGGCGGAGCAATGGGGACTGACGAGCCTGTAGAAGGAGTGACCAAGCGGATCAGAGACGCTTATCATCTATTTTATGGCGATCAGCCTCGTGCGACAGCAGCTGACGACCATGTGACGAACGTGTGGGACAACGTTCTGAACAAAAATGTGTTCAAACTCTTTGAGTACGGCAGAGGCGTGAATAATGAATTCGCGGATAAGGTCCGCGACGGCGAATACGGCCATAAAGGGGTTTTCGATTGGGATAAAGGCTATGTGGTTGGCGGAGCAGCGCTGAATGACAGGCAAAGAGTTGAAATTCGCCCAAGTGAAGATTCAACCAACGATTGGGTTGCCTATAATGGTGATCTGGTTTCTTATCAATGGAAATGGAAAATTAGCGACGGCAACCAATGGAATCAACCGAACTTCAGACATATTTTTCAGTTGAAGGCTGTGAATGCCCAGAAGGCTAATACATTGCCGGGCGGCAACAGCGGCGGCGAGAACGGCGCCTATCTCCTCGCTTTCTCGATTTCGGGAACGACCAGCAGGAATCTAGTGTTGAATCATAACCGTTCAGACGGCGATAAGACAGCAATGAGCATTCCGTTAAAAGAAATCGATGGACACTGGATTCAAGTGGAGCTTAACGCGCTTATTTCGGATTCTGGCTGGTTCACCATTCAGATCACGGATATGGTCACGGGCAAGGTTTACAACTTTGACATCCCGGATGTCTATCAAGCGTTTGTGAATCAAGGCGCAGTTGACGGTACGAAGGACTTGTGGAGAAGACCGGAAAAAGGCAGCAACTTTGAGACCGAATTTCCGGCTGCTTTTGACCAATACGAACGACCGAAGTGGGGCATTTACCGCAGTTCCAATGGCGGCAATAATTCGGCATTCGACGCGGAATTGCAACTCTCCGACATCACCATTACCAAGGTGGCGTCAGGTCTGTCATCCGTTAATCTTGCGCTAAACAAAAAAGCGTATAACGTAGGCCCGACAGCAACCGGCAACTCGATCCAGATGCAATCGGCAGCGGGGAATGAATACGGGAATGCAAACAAACTGACTAATGGCGTCTTGCAAGACCCGACATTATGGGCTGTAAACAATGTGACCAGCTTGGATCAAATCGGAGATTATTCATGGTTGGGTACCGATGGGGCGAGAAAAGGCAGCTTCGTCATCGATCTTGGTCAGGCCATGGATTTCAGCCAAATTCGATTGTTTGCAAAATCGACCAGGTTAAAAGGCGCAACCGTGTATGTATCAAATGATATGGCCAATCATACTTCGGCTGCTGATTTTGATGCCGTGAGCTTTAACCAAGTCGATAAACGGTCTGCCCAAGGGTATACGTATGCTGCCGCCAACAATAACGGCGGGGTGGATACGGCTGATAGTTCATATCCTATCGATCTTGGCAAAACTTATCATTCAAGATATATCAAGGTAACGGTGGAGAATTCTTCAGGAAATAATACAGGTACGGAGCTTACAGGACCTCCGCGCCTTACGCAAGTTCAAGTGTTTAATGCACCAACGCCTCCACAGAATCTGAGGGTTGAGGCCAGCGTTTCCGCGAAAGTTCTGAAGTGGGACTCTAATGCTTTGAGCGAAGGGTTCAAGGTGTATAATGACACAACGGTACTTGCTGACTTGCCGGCAGGCGCAACAAGCTATACGCTGCCGGGCAGTGTGAGCGATCTGTCCAAAGTAGCGGTAAGGTCCAAGGGAACGGATACGTATTCCCGCAAGTTTATGATTTCGGCGCCGGCTCAACCGACAGAACTAGTTCCGCCGGATCATCAGGCGCAAATTGCAAGCATTGCCCCGATCAGCGTAACAACAAGAGTAGGCATCGCGCCTATATTGCCAACGGTAGTCACGGCAGTTTATAGCGACAGTACGACGCGGATTCTGGGTGTGCTCTGGAACAACGTGGATGCATCCCAATATGCAGCTGTAGGAAGCTTTAGCGTACAAGGAACCGTTACAGGCTCAACCTATAAAGCACTGGCTGCTATTAACGTCACACAGCTGAGATGGCCAAGTACATTTAGGATGACCGTTTCAGATGTGCAGGCAAGATCAGCGAAGCTGCAATGGACAGCAGCAGAAGCAAGCAGGGGAGTAGTCGGCTATAAAATTTATAGCGTTACAGGCAGCACTTACTCAGAGATTGCATCGCTTGGCAATGTTCTTGCGTATGAATTGACTGGCTTGGCACCAGGCAATGAATACTCTTTTGCTGTTCAAGCGGTTGACGCGGATGGAACTACAAGTGATTATGGAACGGCGGTTAGCTTTAGGGCATTGCATGATTCTTCGGGTTCTGGCAGTGGCTCAGGCACGGGATCAGGAACAGGATCGGGATCGGGCAGCGCGATAGCACCTGCAGTCGGTTCAACAGGCATTATTGATCTTGAAAAGGATGCTAAGGTGACGAAGGAAACAACGTCCGATGGAAGGACGGTAACGAAAGTCATTGTTGATGCGGATAAGCTGGAGAGAGCATTGGCAGCTCCGATTGTCTTCATGGAGGTGAAGGATAGTGAGCCTACCGTTAACGTGGAGCTGCCAGGCAATGCCATCCAGAACATGATCAGCAAGCACAGGAGCGCCGTGATACAGATTCAAGCGAACGGTGCAAATTATGAGTTGCCTGCAAGTCTGTTTAAAGATATGCCTAAAGATTCAACCATAAGTATCTCCATTGCCAAAGTATCCGGTAAAGCCGGAGACGATGTGAATGCAGCGGTGAATAACTTGAAGGCAAAGCAAGTGATCTCCAACCCGATTGCGTTCACGATCACGGTCAACGGCAAAGAAAAGAGTGATTTCGGCGGCATATATGTCAGCCGTACGATTAGCTTGGGTACGTGGACGGTTGATTCCAGCAAGGTGACAGCGGTATGGGTGGATTCGCACAACCAAATTCATTTCGTGCCAGCGGTAATTACAACGAAGAACGGATCTTCCATGATTGCGATTCGTTCGCCGCACAATAGCGTATATACCGTCATTCAATCCGAGAAATCGTTTACCGATTTGCAAGGGCATTGGGCGAAAGCAGATATCGAACTGCTGGCGAATAAATGGATTGTAGACGGGAAAACCGATCAGCAATTCGCTCCGGAGCTCACAGTCACTCGTGCAGAGTTTGCGGCTATACTCGTTCGTTCGCTGGGGTTAATGGAAATGAAGACGGATGGATTTCATGACGTACAACCTGGCGACTGGTTTGCCGGAGCTGTGAGCACGGCGTACCGAGCTGGTTTGATCAACGGCTATGAAGACGGAACCTTCCGGCCAAACGCTAGCATTACTCGCGAACAAATGGTAGCGATGATGATTCGGGCGATGCAGATAGGCGGCAAGGAAATCCAGGCTGACAATGCGATATTAAATCGCTTCTCCGACCGGATGGCTATCAGCGACTGGTCGCGTGCAGCCGTCTCGCAAGCACTGGTTGGCGGGCTCATTCAAGGTGTGTCTGACAATGCCTTCGCGCCTAATCAGCCAGCCACGCGAGCACAAGCTGCCGCAATTCTGAAGCGCATGCTGCTATCGCTGCAATTTATCAACTGA
- a CDS encoding extracellular solute-binding protein, producing MKKTISLTLAAMLTASALTACSTDGKVANTAAPQPSSANTKKEPTKFSLLYPTTVNTGYHTTVPDLNKDKWILKLEELTNTDLNVKVMEDSKFGLMFASNEIPDVVGSIGGPGSKSMSGSVENGVFMPLDELLKQNAPNLLKLVPKSAWDSVSYNGKIYGIPEFLSNPSRRSTYIRTDLLEKTGLQAPKTVDEFLNVLRAFKKLGVENPYQMRENFKYADVILGAYDVLPYKDQFELVNGQVVPKFFDVENVQKALTTYKTMYDEGLIPKEFATISSTDFTKSIEAGKAGIWSQNASGLPGYRTKAQQAVPGSKIDIIPSPKGPEGKGGYFYYAPVIRTFYINKNVKQETAVGIVKMFEWMISPEAETFFTFGIEGETYTKDSSGKINYKFPTTKEQIDEEGFRSGTMWAVHDSTYNKPRLLLNEDGKATLKAFDEVLTKEGLPGIGFYPDLNSFAKFPDLAAPQPDVGPKIIIDHMIKMIYGKEPISDWPKVIEEYKSKGGNDIIKEATDRWNKKQGAIMLDIK from the coding sequence TTGAAAAAAACGATTAGTCTTACTTTGGCTGCCATGTTGACAGCTTCTGCTTTAACCGCATGTTCGACAGATGGGAAAGTAGCGAACACAGCTGCACCGCAGCCTTCATCTGCCAACACGAAGAAGGAACCGACGAAATTCTCGCTGCTTTATCCAACGACGGTCAACACAGGGTATCACACCACAGTGCCGGATCTGAATAAGGATAAGTGGATTCTGAAGCTGGAGGAACTGACGAATACGGATCTGAACGTAAAAGTAATGGAAGATTCCAAATTCGGCCTGATGTTCGCAAGCAACGAAATTCCTGATGTGGTTGGCAGCATTGGGGGGCCAGGGAGCAAGTCGATGTCTGGGTCCGTAGAGAACGGTGTCTTTATGCCGCTGGACGAGCTTCTGAAGCAGAATGCCCCCAATTTATTGAAATTAGTGCCCAAATCCGCTTGGGATAGTGTCTCATACAACGGGAAGATCTATGGCATACCTGAGTTTTTGAGTAATCCTTCCCGTCGCTCGACCTATATTCGCACAGATTTATTAGAAAAAACGGGGCTTCAAGCGCCCAAAACCGTAGACGAATTTCTCAATGTGCTGCGGGCGTTCAAGAAGCTTGGCGTCGAGAATCCGTATCAAATGCGGGAAAACTTCAAGTATGCGGACGTTATTCTGGGAGCTTACGATGTTCTTCCATATAAAGACCAATTTGAGCTGGTGAACGGTCAGGTTGTCCCGAAATTTTTCGATGTCGAGAACGTTCAAAAAGCGCTGACCACGTATAAAACGATGTATGACGAAGGGTTGATTCCCAAAGAGTTCGCTACCATCAGTTCGACCGACTTCACGAAAAGTATCGAGGCAGGTAAAGCGGGAATATGGTCGCAAAACGCTTCCGGCTTGCCTGGATACCGAACCAAGGCACAACAAGCAGTGCCAGGCTCAAAAATTGACATTATTCCTTCTCCGAAAGGGCCGGAAGGAAAAGGTGGATATTTCTACTACGCGCCAGTTATTCGCACCTTCTATATCAATAAAAATGTGAAGCAGGAAACAGCTGTTGGCATTGTCAAAATGTTCGAATGGATGATCTCGCCGGAAGCCGAAACGTTCTTCACTTTCGGGATTGAAGGAGAGACTTACACGAAGGACAGCAGCGGTAAAATCAACTATAAATTCCCGACGACCAAGGAACAGATTGATGAAGAAGGGTTCCGCAGCGGCACGATGTGGGCTGTTCATGATTCCACCTACAACAAACCTAGACTGCTGCTAAACGAGGATGGCAAAGCGACCTTGAAGGCATTCGATGAAGTTTTGACGAAAGAAGGTTTGCCAGGCATCGGATTTTATCCAGATTTGAACAGCTTCGCCAAATTTCCTGATCTCGCCGCTCCTCAACCGGATGTGGGTCCAAAAATTATTATCGATCACATGATCAAAATGATTTACGGTAAAGAGCCGATCTCCGATTGGCCAAAAGTCATCGAAGAGTATAAGTCCAAAGGTGGCAATGATATTATTAAAGAAGCGACAGACCGCTGGAATAAGAAGCAAGGAGCGATTATGCTCGATATAAAATAG